The following are encoded in a window of Sutcliffiella horikoshii genomic DNA:
- a CDS encoding ABC transporter ATP-binding protein, protein MKIEVKNVSKIYGNKKAVDNMSITLEENKIYGLLGRNGAGKTTLMQLLAGHALPSSGEILINGQNPFNNRNITKDICLVNESNNFIKRLKIKDILKVASLFYPNWSWNTANALLTTFNLNPTLKTKGLSKGMESSLGIIIGLASRAKIMILDEPYIGLDAAARFKFYEVLLEEYEEFPRTIILSTHLIDEVSNLFEEVVLMRSGELVFHKSSEELLDSSITVSGKKEAVDQFAQGKRVLHESVLAGRKTATLYGEGLTVEAATQHNLDAERSSIQQLMVYMTEEELQGGKQYA, encoded by the coding sequence ATGAAGATAGAAGTAAAGAATGTATCCAAAATCTACGGAAACAAAAAAGCGGTGGATAACATGTCAATAACGCTTGAGGAAAACAAAATCTACGGTTTGCTTGGACGGAACGGTGCGGGTAAAACCACATTGATGCAGTTGCTTGCAGGTCACGCACTTCCTTCATCAGGAGAAATCCTCATTAACGGTCAGAACCCATTTAACAATAGGAACATCACCAAAGATATCTGCCTTGTAAATGAGAGCAACAACTTCATCAAACGCCTTAAAATCAAGGATATCTTAAAAGTGGCATCGCTTTTTTACCCGAACTGGTCATGGAACACAGCAAATGCATTACTTACCACTTTCAATCTAAATCCGACCCTCAAAACGAAAGGCTTGTCAAAAGGGATGGAATCTTCCCTAGGCATCATTATTGGCCTGGCGAGCAGAGCGAAAATCATGATCCTTGATGAACCGTATATCGGACTCGACGCAGCGGCCAGGTTTAAATTTTATGAAGTGCTCTTGGAAGAATACGAAGAGTTTCCGAGAACGATTATCTTATCCACACATCTGATTGATGAAGTGAGTAACCTGTTTGAAGAAGTGGTCCTAATGAGAAGTGGGGAACTGGTTTTCCACAAATCCTCAGAGGAGTTACTTGACTCAAGCATCACGGTGTCAGGGAAAAAAGAAGCGGTAGATCAGTTTGCACAAGGCAAGCGTGTGTTACATGAGTCCGTTTTGGCTGGTAGAAAAACAGCGACTTTGTACGGTGAAGGGCTTACGGTGGAAGCGGCGACCCAGCACAACTTGGATGCAGAACGGAGCTCCATTCAGCAACTGATGGTGTATATGACAGAAGAAGAGTTACAGGGAGGGAAGCAATATGCTTAA
- the tsaB gene encoding tRNA (adenosine(37)-N6)-threonylcarbamoyltransferase complex dimerization subunit type 1 TsaB translates to MTKVLAIDTSTYVLGVALVDEDKVIGELVTNVKKNHSLRAMPAVEKLMQDCDVAPTDLTRIVVGKGPGSYTGVRIGVTVAKTLAWSLNIPLVGVSSLELVAANGRYFDGSICALQDARRGQVYTGLYRFKEDELVTEIEDVNILMTDWLQALKDRQEPVLFIGNDVHLHKETIIEYLGELAHFAQVSENNPRPSELAFLGLKREAEDAHSFVPNYTRLAEAEAKWLESKEK, encoded by the coding sequence ATGACCAAAGTGTTAGCGATTGATACGTCCACCTATGTGTTGGGCGTTGCTTTAGTAGATGAGGATAAAGTGATCGGGGAACTGGTCACAAATGTGAAAAAGAACCATTCGTTGCGGGCAATGCCGGCAGTGGAGAAACTGATGCAGGATTGCGATGTTGCACCAACGGATCTAACGCGAATCGTGGTTGGAAAAGGCCCGGGTTCCTATACGGGAGTTAGAATCGGTGTAACGGTTGCGAAGACACTGGCGTGGTCATTGAACATTCCGCTTGTTGGCGTTTCAAGTTTGGAGCTTGTCGCAGCGAACGGCCGTTATTTTGACGGAAGTATTTGTGCTTTGCAGGATGCGCGACGTGGTCAGGTGTATACGGGGCTATATCGATTTAAAGAGGACGAGCTGGTGACAGAGATTGAGGACGTCAACATCTTAATGACAGACTGGCTGCAGGCGTTAAAAGACAGGCAGGAACCGGTTTTGTTCATCGGAAATGATGTGCACCTCCATAAGGAAACCATCATAGAGTACCTTGGGGAACTGGCGCATTTTGCACAGGTCAGCGAAAACAACCCAAGACCTAGCGAGCTTGCTTTTCTTGGCTTAAAAAGAGAGGCCGAGGATGCTCATTCCTTCGTGCCGAATTATACGAGGCTTGCGGAAGCAGAGGCGAAATGGCTGGAAAGTAAAGAAAAATAG
- a CDS encoding YdiK family protein gives MKITPLRMVFFYAIMGSLFLYLAIVSVKDTIWHWHTILLMLIATFDFGVAIRSYLLHQKIKEIQQKKK, from the coding sequence ATGAAAATAACACCATTACGAATGGTTTTCTTCTATGCGATCATGGGCAGCTTGTTCTTGTACCTGGCGATTGTTTCTGTGAAGGATACCATCTGGCACTGGCACACCATTTTGCTGATGCTCATTGCCACTTTTGATTTCGGCGTCGCCATTCGGTCTTACTTGCTGCATCAAAAGATTAAAGAGATACAACAGAAGAAAAAGTGA
- the thiL gene encoding thiamine-phosphate kinase, with translation MSISDEFAFIKDIQPDRLFHAEKVVGIGDDAAIIGVEEGFEKIVCVDTMVEGVHFTRETMKPFDIGYKALAANISDVAAMGGYPLYYLVSITIPKSWTQEELKSIYDGMKSLGEQYEMDLIGGDTTSGKTMVLSVFVIGKVENSKRLLRSNARVGDVMFVSGTVGDAAGGLDILLHNKNADKFETLVESHQRPKPQVTLGRILSKFERVSLNDVSDGLASELLEIAEASQVDIFINKETIPISEDLQRYDADNALKWALTGGEDFELVGSIPETDWAKLEKECLIAGMKITKIGTVASGEGKAFIKSYNGAVQELKKEGYNHFNRG, from the coding sequence GTGTCCATTTCAGATGAATTTGCTTTTATTAAGGATATTCAACCAGATCGACTTTTTCATGCGGAGAAGGTTGTAGGGATCGGAGACGACGCAGCCATTATCGGAGTGGAAGAAGGCTTCGAGAAAATTGTATGTGTCGATACGATGGTGGAGGGTGTTCATTTTACACGTGAAACGATGAAGCCGTTTGATATCGGCTACAAGGCGTTGGCGGCTAATATCAGTGATGTGGCAGCAATGGGTGGATATCCTTTGTATTACCTTGTATCCATCACGATCCCAAAGAGCTGGACGCAGGAAGAACTGAAGTCTATCTATGATGGCATGAAGTCGCTTGGGGAGCAATATGAAATGGATCTAATTGGCGGTGACACGACTTCCGGCAAAACAATGGTACTGAGTGTATTTGTGATTGGGAAAGTGGAAAATAGCAAAAGGCTGCTTCGATCCAATGCGAGAGTTGGAGATGTCATGTTTGTCTCTGGAACCGTTGGGGATGCGGCAGGTGGTTTGGATATTCTTTTACATAATAAGAATGCCGATAAGTTTGAGACATTAGTGGAGAGCCACCAGCGGCCAAAACCCCAAGTTACATTGGGCAGAATTTTAAGCAAGTTTGAACGTGTTTCTCTAAACGATGTGAGTGACGGCTTGGCAAGTGAGCTTTTGGAGATTGCAGAGGCGAGCCAGGTAGATATTTTCATAAATAAGGAAACAATACCTATTAGTGAGGATTTACAGCGTTATGATGCGGATAATGCACTTAAGTGGGCTTTGACTGGTGGAGAGGACTTTGAATTGGTCGGTTCCATTCCTGAGACGGACTGGGCCAAGCTTGAGAAAGAGTGCCTGATAGCCGGAATGAAGATCACGAAAATAGGGACGGTCGCTAGTGGCGAAGGAAAAGCGTTCATAAAGTCATACAACGGCGCCGTGCAGGAATTGAAAAAAGAAGGATATAATCATTTTAATAGAGGTTAG
- the rimI gene encoding ribosomal protein S18-alanine N-acetyltransferase, with amino-acid sequence MNTLIDITKMTVYDIEGVHRVELKSFATPWTQDAFYYELTNNPYAHYLVMKEENRVIGYCGIWIVMGEAQITNIAVDPACRGRKLGDLLLGKAMEYCKMVGATVVSLEVRVSNVVAQGLYRKYGFQNGGIRKKYYVDNNEDALVMWVNI; translated from the coding sequence ATGAATACATTGATTGATATAACAAAAATGACGGTTTACGATATTGAAGGAGTGCACCGGGTGGAGTTAAAGTCATTTGCTACACCTTGGACACAGGACGCCTTCTATTATGAACTGACCAACAATCCTTATGCTCATTACCTGGTAATGAAAGAGGAGAACCGAGTAATCGGTTATTGCGGGATTTGGATTGTGATGGGGGAAGCGCAGATTACAAACATTGCGGTTGATCCAGCTTGTCGCGGCCGAAAGCTTGGCGATCTTCTACTAGGAAAAGCAATGGAATATTGTAAAATGGTCGGAGCGACGGTGGTGTCGCTTGAGGTAAGGGTATCGAATGTAGTGGCACAGGGGCTCTATCGAAAATACGGATTCCAAAACGGAGGAATCCGGAAAAAATACTATGTGGATAATAATGAAGATGCACTAGTGATGTGGGTGAATATATGA
- the tatC gene encoding twin-arginine translocase subunit TatC translates to MLDREMSVYDHIGELRKRIIITASFFFVSAIGGFFLAEPIIVYLQQTDEAKELTMNAFRMTDPIKIFMQFAFLIAFIITFPVTLYQLWAFISPGLLEKERRVTLSYIPISIFLFLSGLAFSYFILFPFVVDFMGRLADRLEINQVIGINEYFQFLFQLTLPFGLLFQMPVIVMFLTRLGLITPNFLVEIRKFAYFALLVVGGLITPPELISHLMVTVPLFILYEISIVISRVSYRKAQKAAALMEQEEKMNN, encoded by the coding sequence ATGCTAGATAGAGAAATGTCGGTGTATGACCATATAGGCGAGCTCCGAAAAAGAATCATCATCACAGCATCCTTCTTTTTCGTTTCGGCAATCGGCGGCTTCTTCTTGGCCGAACCGATCATTGTCTATTTACAGCAAACAGATGAAGCGAAAGAGCTGACGATGAACGCCTTTCGTATGACAGACCCCATCAAGATCTTTATGCAATTCGCCTTTTTGATTGCATTTATCATAACGTTTCCCGTCACGCTCTATCAGCTTTGGGCTTTCATCAGCCCAGGCTTATTAGAAAAAGAACGGAGAGTAACGTTAAGCTATATACCGATTTCCATTTTCCTGTTTTTAAGCGGACTAGCTTTCTCTTACTTCATTTTATTCCCGTTCGTCGTGGATTTCATGGGTAGACTTGCAGACCGGTTGGAAATAAACCAGGTAATCGGAATCAACGAATACTTTCAATTCTTGTTTCAACTGACCCTACCGTTTGGGTTACTGTTTCAAATGCCGGTAATTGTGATGTTCTTAACAAGACTAGGCCTCATTACCCCAAACTTTTTGGTGGAAATTCGTAAGTTCGCTTACTTTGCCCTGCTTGTGGTTGGTGGATTGATTACACCGCCAGAACTGATCTCGCATTTGATGGTAACCGTCCCTCTTTTCATTCTATATGAAATCAGCATTGTGATTTCTCGTGTTTCTTATCGAAAAGCACAGAAAGCGGCAGCGTTGATGGAGCAGGAAGAGAAGATGAATAATTAG
- the tsaE gene encoding tRNA (adenosine(37)-N6)-threonylcarbamoyltransferase complex ATPase subunit type 1 TsaE translates to MLQVELMTHSAEETMAKSEALGKLMEGGEVLLLEGDLGAGKTTFTKGLAKGLEVKRNVNSPTFTIIKEYQGRLPLYHMDVYRLADSEEDLGFDDYFEGEGVTVVEWAHLIEEFLPSERLEIYIYHHGDNERKIVLTPKGERYEAICKELME, encoded by the coding sequence ATGTTGCAAGTGGAGCTTATGACACATTCGGCCGAGGAGACCATGGCAAAGTCCGAGGCGCTTGGCAAGTTGATGGAAGGCGGAGAGGTTCTGTTGTTAGAAGGGGATCTTGGTGCCGGGAAGACGACGTTTACGAAAGGTTTGGCAAAAGGACTTGAGGTTAAGAGGAACGTGAACAGTCCGACCTTTACCATCATCAAGGAGTATCAAGGCCGCCTTCCGCTTTATCACATGGATGTGTACCGCTTGGCTGACAGTGAAGAGGACCTGGGATTTGATGATTACTTTGAAGGTGAAGGTGTCACCGTTGTGGAGTGGGCCCATCTGATTGAAGAATTTTTACCAAGTGAACGGTTGGAAATCTATATCTATCACCATGGCGACAATGAACGTAAGATTGTTCTTACACCCAAAGGGGAAAGATATGAAGCTATATGTAAGGAGTTAATGGAATGA
- a CDS encoding DUF2268 domain-containing putative Zn-dependent protease (predicted Zn-dependent protease with a strongly conserved HExxH motif) — protein sequence MRFTSFFFFLIMAVALTGCNNGGTEADAEESIGLEYAFEENGQEFEIIHVYQLYEAFYEEGLKGEEATALYTSSILDEVADRCYKGGEFETNTDYALAPPKNRIAVQDNLKRMDTKKINAAVKDALTKSSNELPLEGSKTTVCVFPTDNNAPATFVTAGVGKIVVFFDRNTTDNLLKAGVANKYHHSYWVDNHYNGETFTVLDNLVIEGKGTMFQKLVYPKIDVAPVDEEYNKDLWTRIEGELEKEDDKKTQEIFKGGRNGLPNQYGYSESYKMLQSFVNANEGASIEDWTAATSEEILEAHKANYN from the coding sequence ATGCGCTTTACTAGTTTTTTCTTTTTTCTCATCATGGCTGTAGCATTAACAGGTTGTAACAACGGAGGAACGGAAGCAGATGCCGAAGAGTCAATCGGCTTAGAATACGCCTTCGAAGAAAATGGACAAGAATTTGAGATAATCCACGTGTACCAGTTGTACGAGGCATTCTATGAGGAAGGCCTAAAAGGCGAAGAAGCAACTGCACTGTACACTTCAAGCATCCTTGATGAGGTTGCAGATAGATGCTACAAAGGCGGCGAGTTCGAAACAAATACAGACTATGCTCTTGCTCCACCAAAGAACAGAATTGCCGTTCAAGATAACCTGAAAAGAATGGATACTAAAAAGATCAATGCTGCTGTTAAAGACGCATTAACCAAGTCTTCTAACGAACTGCCACTTGAAGGAAGCAAAACAACTGTATGTGTGTTCCCAACCGATAACAATGCACCGGCTACTTTCGTCACTGCAGGTGTTGGCAAAATCGTCGTATTCTTTGATCGTAATACAACAGACAACTTGCTAAAAGCAGGAGTCGCAAACAAATATCACCACAGCTACTGGGTTGATAACCATTATAACGGCGAAACATTTACCGTTTTAGATAACCTTGTCATTGAAGGAAAAGGAACCATGTTCCAAAAACTTGTTTATCCTAAAATTGATGTAGCACCAGTAGATGAAGAATACAACAAAGACCTCTGGACAAGAATTGAAGGGGAACTTGAAAAAGAAGACGATAAAAAGACGCAAGAAATCTTCAAAGGCGGAAGAAACGGGTTACCGAATCAATATGGCTACAGCGAAAGCTATAAAATGCTGCAATCCTTCGTGAACGCAAATGAAGGTGCATCTATTGAAGACTGGACTGCTGCTACTTCTGAAGAGATCTTGGAAGCACATAAAGCGAATTATAATTGA
- a CDS encoding redox-sensing transcriptional repressor Rex has protein sequence MNNEQIKIPQATAKRLPLYYRFIQNLHSSGKQRVSSAELSEAVKVDSATIRRDFSYFGALGKKGYGYNVQYLLTFFRKTLDQDELTYVTLIGVGNLGTAFLHYNFMKNNNTKIVMAFDVDESKIGSEIGGVPVYHLDDIEEQMPENVTVAILTVPAPVAQPIADRLVEKGVKGILNFTPARINVPEEIRIHHIDLAVELQSLVYFLKHYPSE, from the coding sequence ATGAATAACGAACAAATAAAAATTCCACAGGCAACGGCAAAGCGCCTGCCGTTATATTATCGTTTCATCCAGAACTTGCATTCGTCTGGCAAGCAGCGCGTGTCATCTGCGGAGCTTAGTGAAGCGGTAAAGGTGGACAGCGCCACGATCCGCCGGGACTTCAGTTACTTTGGTGCGTTGGGGAAAAAGGGATATGGATATAATGTTCAATATTTGTTAACTTTTTTCAGGAAAACGCTCGACCAAGACGAATTGACATATGTTACTCTAATAGGTGTAGGTAATTTAGGAACCGCCTTCCTACATTATAATTTTATGAAAAACAATAATACGAAAATAGTGATGGCCTTTGATGTGGACGAGTCCAAGATCGGCTCGGAAATCGGAGGAGTCCCTGTTTATCATTTAGACGATATTGAAGAGCAAATGCCAGAGAATGTTACGGTAGCCATCTTGACGGTTCCGGCTCCGGTAGCACAGCCAATAGCGGATAGACTTGTAGAAAAGGGCGTAAAGGGCATACTGAACTTTACACCAGCACGTATCAATGTTCCGGAAGAGATACGCATCCATCACATTGATTTGGCGGTGGAACTGCAGTCATTGGTATATTTTCTCAAGCACTATCCAAGCGAGTAA
- a CDS encoding ABC-F family ATP-binding cassette domain-containing protein codes for MIILQVNQLTKYFGADLILSNIKLEVQSKDRIALVGRNGAGKSTLLKIISNQLSFDSGDLIKPKGVSIGYLAQDTGLQTERSIWDEMLTVFAGLRELETQMRTLEAKMGDPAYFEDESQYARILKEYDEVQEAFKQKGGFQYEADIRSVLHGLHFSEYDYQTPIETLSGGQRTRLALAKLLLTKPDLLILDEPTNHLDIDTLSWLENYLQGYPGALLIVSHDRYFLDKVVNIVYEISRKQSAKFIGNYSKYLEQKAEQYEREMKMFEKQQGEIAKLQDFVAKNLARASTTKRAQSRRRQLEKMDVMDRPKGDEKSASIMFDIHRQSGNDVLKAKDLSVSYDTHPVFRHVDFSMSRGDSVALVGPNGIGKSTLLKTLVGKLKPLEGTFSFGANVSISYYDQQQADLTSNKTVLAELWDEYPQKMEKEIRTVLGNFLFSGDDVLKPVSTLSGGEKARLALSKLMMERSNVLILDEPTNHLDLDSKEILENALIDYPGTILFVSHDRYFINRLATKVYELSTVGATEYLGDYDYYVEKKEEALELERLEAETATTKGSKVTSSASTEAPEKMSYEQEKEAKRLERQRKRRVEEIEKEMEELEQKIDHNESELCLPEVYQDHEKVLELNTANEAFQEKLLALMEEWEELV; via the coding sequence ATGATTATTTTACAAGTTAATCAGTTGACCAAATACTTTGGCGCTGACCTTATTTTATCGAATATAAAACTAGAAGTACAATCCAAAGATAGAATTGCCCTTGTAGGACGCAACGGGGCAGGGAAATCTACTCTATTAAAAATCATATCCAATCAGCTATCCTTTGATTCAGGAGACCTGATTAAACCTAAAGGCGTGTCGATCGGCTATCTCGCACAGGACACCGGCTTGCAGACTGAGCGCTCAATCTGGGACGAGATGCTGACCGTATTCGCCGGACTCCGCGAACTCGAAACGCAAATGCGCACCCTTGAAGCGAAGATGGGAGATCCCGCTTATTTTGAAGATGAATCGCAATACGCTCGCATTCTCAAAGAATATGACGAAGTGCAAGAAGCCTTTAAGCAAAAAGGCGGCTTTCAATATGAAGCAGATATCCGCTCCGTCCTGCACGGACTGCATTTTTCCGAGTACGATTACCAAACACCTATTGAAACGTTAAGTGGCGGACAGAGGACAAGATTAGCTTTGGCGAAACTGCTTTTGACCAAACCGGACCTCCTCATTCTCGATGAGCCGACCAACCACTTGGACATCGACACGCTTTCCTGGCTGGAAAACTACCTTCAAGGCTACCCTGGTGCCCTGCTGATTGTTTCCCATGACCGCTATTTCTTGGACAAGGTCGTTAACATTGTTTACGAGATTTCGCGTAAGCAATCCGCAAAGTTCATCGGAAACTATAGCAAATATCTCGAACAAAAAGCCGAGCAATATGAGCGCGAGATGAAAATGTTTGAGAAGCAGCAAGGAGAGATTGCCAAGCTGCAAGATTTTGTAGCAAAGAACCTTGCCCGCGCTTCAACGACCAAGCGTGCGCAAAGCCGTCGCAGGCAGCTTGAGAAGATGGACGTGATGGACCGTCCTAAAGGCGATGAGAAATCTGCTTCCATCATGTTCGATATCCACCGCCAAAGTGGCAACGACGTTCTGAAAGCGAAAGATTTGTCCGTTTCCTATGATACGCATCCCGTCTTCCGCCATGTCGACTTTTCCATGAGCCGCGGCGACAGTGTTGCACTTGTCGGGCCAAACGGAATTGGGAAGTCTACCTTATTAAAGACTCTCGTCGGAAAATTAAAGCCGCTTGAAGGTACCTTTTCTTTTGGCGCCAATGTGTCGATCAGCTATTACGATCAGCAGCAGGCAGATCTTACCTCCAACAAAACCGTTCTAGCGGAGCTTTGGGATGAATATCCTCAGAAAATGGAGAAAGAAATCCGGACCGTTCTTGGAAACTTCCTATTTTCAGGGGATGACGTACTGAAGCCAGTTTCCACGCTGAGTGGTGGCGAAAAGGCGCGACTTGCCCTCTCCAAACTTATGATGGAGCGCTCAAACGTGCTGATTCTCGATGAGCCTACCAACCACTTGGACTTGGACAGCAAGGAAATCCTAGAAAATGCCTTGATTGATTATCCCGGCACGATTCTCTTCGTGTCCCATGACCGTTATTTTATCAACCGGTTGGCGACGAAGGTGTATGAGCTGAGTACGGTCGGCGCAACCGAGTACCTTGGCGACTACGACTATTATGTGGAGAAAAAGGAAGAGGCATTGGAACTCGAGCGATTGGAAGCAGAGACAGCGACTACTAAAGGTTCTAAAGTGACTTCATCTGCTTCAACTGAGGCCCCTGAAAAAATGAGTTACGAACAGGAAAAAGAGGCAAAGCGCCTTGAACGTCAGCGCAAACGCCGCGTCGAAGAAATCGAAAAAGAGATGGAAGAGCTTGAGCAGAAAATCGATCATAACGAAAGCGAGCTTTGCTTGCCTGAAGTCTATCAGGATCACGAAAAAGTGCTGGAGCTGAACACAGCGAATGAAGCGTTTCAGGAAAAGCTGCTTGCGTTGATGGAAGAATGGGAAGAGCTTGTTTAA
- a CDS encoding DUF3243 domain-containing protein produces MDPGKKEQILADFDTFKSYLSDKVSKGKKVGLGEEQLAMAAEKVADYLAKHEDPRNSEEKLLQELWKVGDKDERHKLAHMLVKLVD; encoded by the coding sequence ATGGACCCTGGCAAAAAAGAACAGATCCTGGCCGACTTCGATACCTTCAAGAGCTATTTAAGTGACAAAGTCTCTAAAGGAAAGAAAGTGGGTCTTGGGGAAGAACAGCTTGCTATGGCCGCAGAAAAAGTTGCAGATTACTTGGCAAAGCATGAAGATCCTAGAAACAGTGAAGAAAAACTTCTTCAGGAATTATGGAAAGTCGGCGACAAAGACGAACGCCACAAACTCGCACATATGCTTGTTAAACTAGTGGATTAA
- a CDS encoding GntR family transcriptional regulator — MEINLKSDIPIFQQVAELIESGILEGSMQEGERVPSTNEFAKYYQINPATAAKGINQLVDQEILFKKRGVGMFVAEGAKQIILTKRKAAFFKDYIVPLKKEASKLGITEEELATLIGKGEEQ, encoded by the coding sequence ATGGAAATCAATCTTAAGAGTGACATCCCCATTTTCCAGCAGGTGGCCGAACTAATCGAGAGCGGCATCTTAGAGGGCAGCATGCAGGAGGGAGAGCGGGTGCCGTCTACAAACGAATTTGCGAAGTATTATCAGATCAACCCAGCAACTGCAGCCAAGGGGATCAATCAGTTGGTTGATCAGGAAATTCTATTTAAGAAAAGGGGAGTAGGAATGTTTGTGGCAGAAGGGGCAAAGCAGATCATCCTGACAAAAAGAAAAGCGGCATTTTTTAAAGATTATATTGTTCCGTTAAAAAAGGAAGCTAGCAAGCTTGGAATCACAGAAGAGGAATTAGCGACATTGATCGGCAAGGGGGAAGAGCAATGA
- the tsaD gene encoding tRNA (adenosine(37)-N6)-threonylcarbamoyltransferase complex transferase subunit TsaD: protein MKPNEAKDELILGIETSCDETAVAIIKNGKEIVANIVSSQIESHQRFGGVVPEIASRHHVEQMTVVLEEALEQGGVTMADIDAIAVTEGPGLVGALLIGVNSAKALAFAHQKPLVGVHHIAGHIYANQLVADLDFPLLALVVSGGHTELVYMKEHGSFEVIGETRDDAVGEAYDKVARTLQLPYPGGPHIDRMAAEGNPSIKLPRAWLEEDSYDFSFSGLKSAVINTLHNAKQKGEEIVAEDLAASFQESVIEVLVGKTIRAMKEYGVNQVLLAGGVAANRGLRAALQEAVDKEGKNLVIPPLSLCTDNAAMIATVGSVMYRLGKRSGMDLNANPGLDIEKPFN from the coding sequence ATGAAACCAAATGAAGCAAAAGACGAACTAATATTAGGAATTGAAACGAGCTGTGATGAGACGGCAGTGGCAATCATTAAAAATGGAAAAGAGATTGTGGCGAATATCGTTTCCTCCCAGATTGAAAGTCACCAGCGTTTTGGCGGGGTGGTCCCAGAAATTGCTTCACGTCATCATGTCGAGCAAATGACGGTGGTGCTCGAGGAAGCGCTAGAGCAGGGCGGCGTGACCATGGCGGACATCGATGCCATTGCTGTGACAGAAGGGCCGGGACTTGTTGGTGCACTGTTGATCGGTGTCAACTCCGCTAAGGCGCTTGCATTCGCTCATCAAAAACCACTCGTCGGCGTTCATCATATTGCCGGTCATATCTATGCCAACCAACTGGTGGCAGACCTGGACTTCCCGTTGCTTGCGCTCGTGGTATCAGGTGGGCACACAGAGCTTGTGTACATGAAAGAGCACGGTTCTTTTGAAGTAATCGGGGAAACGCGCGATGACGCGGTAGGAGAAGCCTACGACAAGGTGGCACGAACTCTTCAGTTACCTTACCCAGGTGGACCGCACATCGATCGTATGGCTGCTGAAGGGAATCCTTCTATCAAGCTGCCAAGAGCGTGGCTTGAGGAAGATTCCTATGATTTTAGCTTTTCAGGCTTGAAATCAGCAGTGATCAACACCTTGCACAACGCCAAGCAAAAAGGGGAAGAGATTGTGGCGGAGGACCTTGCTGCAAGCTTCCAGGAGAGCGTAATTGAAGTGCTTGTTGGAAAAACGATCCGCGCGATGAAGGAATATGGCGTGAATCAAGTGTTGCTTGCAGGCGGTGTAGCCGCAAACAGAGGATTGCGCGCGGCATTGCAGGAAGCTGTGGATAAGGAAGGGAAGAACCTAGTGATCCCACCGTTATCCTTATGCACGGACAATGCGGCGATGATCGCGACTGTGGGTAGTGTGATGTATCGATTAGGAAAGCGATCTGGAATGGATTTGAATGCGAATCCAGGATTGGATATTGAAAAGCCTTTTAACTGA
- a CDS encoding twin-arginine translocase TatA/TatE family subunit, giving the protein MGSLGMGSLLLIVFVALLIFGPSKLPQLGKAAGNTLREFKNATKGLADDDDAKEKKEETK; this is encoded by the coding sequence ATGGGTTCATTAGGAATGGGAAGCCTCTTACTTATTGTATTTGTAGCACTACTTATTTTCGGTCCAAGCAAGTTGCCTCAACTTGGTAAAGCAGCAGGGAACACGTTGCGCGAATTCAAAAACGCAACGAAAGGATTGGCCGATGACGACGACGCTAAAGAGAAAAAAGAAGAAACGAAGTAA